In Vanacampus margaritifer isolate UIUO_Vmar chromosome 18, RoL_Vmar_1.0, whole genome shotgun sequence, a genomic segment contains:
- the aatkb gene encoding serine/threonine-protein kinase LMTK1 isoform X2 — translation MRMRMKMKMRKMLMMLTCAALWTRAAAIGPGVDEWAEPSWASAALAWASAALGLLLVLLACLCCKKNRGAAFKELRNVPDGEAYHVHASTPASPASPDVYVLPLGEVALPLARRTAPPAHHLKWSDLSRQSLLYLKEIGTGWFGKVLLGEVNENLRTNQVVVKELKASASIKEQMHFLEEVQPYRVLQHSALLQCLAQCTDVTPFLLVMEFCPLGDVKAYLRSSKRVDGVGAPEPLILQRMACDIASGLKHLHAHNFAHSDLALRNCLLTADVTVKIGDYGLSHTKYKDDYMVTPEQTYVPLRWIAPELVDDVHGKLLVAKQTQQSNIWSLGVTIWELLELGTQPYSHYSDQQVLCYAVREQQLRLAKPTLQVPLAERWFEVMQFCWLPPDQRPNAEEVHLLLTYLCAKGASEAEEDFERRWKSMRPSVGHNVHRGPPLTAHQQPSSTLSSFPLLQQFSPADGYHSESGDDILTITETSHGLNFEYRWEQARAQESFRGPESSSALSQVNHHEAFYPPAGIVGGCPLERQNLRASPTYYQPKHLHAPGVLPVFSAHSPSVNSEFYIRIEEPVDFSIEPDYTMCSYSPDYQSSGSFLTGSADSGDCMVCPSQATNCDTYWSADIRNVDVYDSNDSSPAISLTMEPLLGQVCDNSPLAPWESSHYVSYKDRDGGYYYEHSPPVDFDHYLMGDELATEHLQESWGSRSLRQALGELENPAGIPPSLNSSSEQVYGDSYLDLDTGHSSIISKTVTGGYYDMMGSLRKTMPGHGRHGSVSINMDAERALFMESDSGEEEDIFMEKHTCNTWPSKHRHRSVGHQRRASQTCRQESYVDFHYTMPSTDIEDSWPEELGLQYHSLPKSASYLEPRQAKDNSGRLSRHPPMVSPDRCDAMVYLCHQSDGHVAPPRECCHSHFVDPLTGLLVSNGCSYNHNKVMDVPSSDEMINLSPAPGGPVVSKPASVKPQPYMDLRAEEAIKQDIITEHPLMTKPDMEDVSQSPPAPVDNKHVTMVPSDPLSETSQAGDSGLDRGGSSVSLADILDNCSDNEDDDITDITSGIFAEESGERSASPAFKSLQKQVGTPDSIESMDLHSVSGSCEGSSPASRPSCSPKAMDSGYDTENYESPEFVPKEPHEAKDQDVPQPAVHASLKEDFGVGALKDEASCDDLSLDSCEHTFSPLSQETPYRDSAYFSDYENERQMRSEQEHQTDDGFKTEDEEALTDTAMTSGRERGEDGLPEPSGTNQTQDCDHDDLLDASTAEGGPDEWPSQEESSSLEDWAAEVVGAMEEALDALNEERKSTGLLEEEEAKVKDKAQVLHILPKDEVALQHAANSRRSSSSSPPPQPTPAHDCPLDGDDADREDGDSDDSDESDEDPRTFGVQEEESEDECHPVPIVVSDDSHAHSLRGLLKTPAALKLHEELERRKRNVSFFDDVTIYLFDQESPTKELTAHGFPLAAEGSGSKSPERVNASDDSSDGNVSEESAGYEWEDDFPLLPLPTSSTASDSPSRAAAVAEPRETKSAARFSRFTVSPSSVSRFSITHISDSDVDSAGGSSEDGDKE, via the exons atgaggatgaggatgaagatgaagatgaggaagatgCTGATGATGCTGACGTGCGCCGCGCTTTGGACCCGCGCCGCCGCCATCGGCCCAG GTGTGGACGAGTGGGCGGAGCCGTCGTGGGCGTCGGCGGCGTTGGCGTGGGCGTCGGCCGCGTTGGGTCTGCTCTTGGTCCTGCTGGCCTGCTTGTGCTGCAAGAAGAATCGCGGCGCCGCATTCAAG GAGTTGCGCAACGTTCCAGATGGCGAGGCGTACCACGTGCACGCGTCCACGCCGGCCTCGCCGGCCAGCCCGGACGTTTACGTTCTGCCCCTCGGCGAGGTGGCGCTGCCTCTCGCCAGGCGGACGGCGCCACCAG CGCATCACCTGAAATGGTCCGACCTGAGCCGCCAGAGTCTGCTCTACCTGAAAGAGATCGGGACCGGCTGGTTCGGGAAG GTTCTTCTGGGGGAGGTGAACGAGAACCTGAGGACCAATCAGGTGGTGGTGAAGGAGCTGAAGGCCAGCGCCAGCATCAAGGAACAGATGCACTTCCTGGAGGAAGTGCAACCCTACCG GGTGCTGCAGCATTCGGCTCTGCTGCAGTGCTTGGCACAGTGCACCGACGTCACGCCCTTCCTGCTGGTCATGGAGTTTTGTCCGCTG GGCGACGTGAAGGCTTACCTGAGGAGCAGCAAGCGCGTTGACGGCGTTGGTGCCCCCGAGCCGCTAATCCTGCAGAGGATGGCCTGCGACATCGCCTCAGGACTCAAACACTTGCACGCGCACAACTTTGCTCACAG CGACCTGGCTTTAAGGAACTGCCTGCTGACGGCCGACGTCACCGTGAAGATTGGCGACTACGGCTTATCCCACACCAAGTACAAG GACGACTACATGGTCACACCTGAGCAGACGTACGTGCCGCTTCGATGGATCGCTCCTGAGCTGGTGGACGACGTGCACGGAAAGCTGCTGGTGGCCAAGCAGACCCAGCAGAGTAACATCTG GTCTCTGGGTGTGACCATCTGGGAGTTGCTGGAGCTGGGAACGCAACCTTACAGTCATTACTCTGACCAGCAAGTTCTGTGCTACGCTGTGAGGGAGCAGCAGCTGCGACTGGCCAAGCCCACACTCCAAGTTCCTCTGGCTGAACGCTG GTTCGAGGTGATGCAGTTCTGCTGGCTCCCACCTGATCAGAGGCCCAATGCTGAGGAGGTTCACTTGCTCTTGACCTATCTGTGCGCTAAGGGGGCCAGTGAAGCCGAGGAGGACTTTGAGAGACGCTGGAAGTCCATGCGGCCCAGTGTCGGACACAACGTCCATCGCGGTCCCCCGCTGACGGCCCACCAGCAGCCCTCGTCCACCCTGTCATCGTTCCCTCTCCTCCAGCAGTTCTCACCTGCCGATGGCTACCACTCAGAGTCCGGGGATGACATTCTGACTATCACCGAGACCAGCCACGGCCTAAACTTTGAGTACAGGTGGGAGCAGGCCAGGGCGCAAGAGTCCTTCAGAGGCCCGGAGTCCTCAAGTGCCCTCAGTCAAGTCAATCATCATGAAGCTTTTTATCCCCCGGCGGGCATTGTGGGAGGCTGCCCCTTGGAGAGACAGAACCTCAGAGCTTCTCCCACTTACTACCAGCCAAAACATCTGCATGCGCCAGGTGTACTTCCCGTCTTCAGTGCCCACAGTCCGTCAGTCAACAGCGAATTTTACATCCGCATCGAAGAACCGGTGGACTTTAGCATTGAGCCCGACTACACCATGTGCTCCTACAGCCCGGACTACCAGAGCAGTGGGAGCTTCCTCACTGGGAGCGCCGACTCGGGGGACTGCATGGTCTGTCCGTCACAGGCTACGAACTGTGACACCTACTGGTCAGCAGATATCCGCAACGTGGACGTCTACGACTCCAATGACTCCAGTCCTGCCATCTCCCTGACAATGGAGCCCCTCTTAGGGCAGGTGTGTGATAACAGCCCTCTAGCACCCTGGGAGTCAAGTCACTACGTGTCCTACAAAGACCGCGATGGAGGTTACTATTACGAGCACTCCCCACCTGTGGACTTTGACCACTATCTAATGGGAGATGAGCTGGCCACCGAGCATCTTCAAGAAAGTTGGGGGTCCAGGAGCCTTCGCCAGGCGTTGGGCGAGCTGGAGAACCCAGCGGGAATACCCCCCTCCCTCAACAGTTCATCTGAACAGGTCTACGGAGACTCATACTTGGACTTGGACACAGGCCATTCGTCCATCATCAGCAAAACTGTGACCGGCGGCTACTACGACATGATGGGCTCCCTGAGGAAGACCATGCCGGGTCACGGCAGACACGGCTCGGTCAGCATCAACATGGACGCGGAGAGGGCACTCTTCATGGAGAGCGATTCGGGGGAGGAGGAAGACATATTCATGGAGAAGCACACGTGCAACACTTGGCCTTCCAAACATCGCCATAGAAGCGTCGGCCACCAAAGACGAGCCAGTCAGACTTGCAGACAGGAAAGCTATGTGGACTTTCACTACACCATGCCGAGCACAGACATCGAAGACTCGTGGCCGGAGGAGCTCGGCCTGCAATACCACAGCCTGCCGAAGAGTGCCAGCTACCTGGAACCCCGCCAGGCTAAAGACAACAGCGGCCGTCTGAGTCGACACCCCCCCATGGTGTCGCCAGACCGCTGCGACGCGATGGTGTACTTGTGCCACCAGAGCGACGGCCACGTGGCACCGCCGCGGGAGTGCTGCCACTCACACTTTGTCGACCCGCTCACAGGCTTGCTGGTGAGCAACGGCTGCAGCTACAACCACAACAAAGTCATGGACGTCCCGAGCAGTGACGAGATGATCAACCTCTCACCAGCACCAGGAGGTCCAGTTGTATCCAAACCTGCCTCAGTAAAGCCTCAGCCATATATGGATCTTAGAGCAGAAGAAGCCATAAAGCAAGACATCATCACAGAACATCCTCTCATGACCAAGCCCGACATGGAAGACGTGAGCCAAAGTCCTCCGGCGCCGGTAGACAACAAACACGTGACGATGGTCCCGTCGGATCCGCTGTCAGAGACAAGTCAAGCAGGAGATAGCGGCTTGGACCGCGGGGGTTCCAGCGTCAGCCTCGCGGACATCCTTGACAACTGCAGCGACAACGaagatgatgacatcactgaCATCACTTCAGGGATCTTTGCGGAGGAGTCCGGTGAGCGGAGCGCTTCCCCTGCGTTCAAGTCACTTCAGAAGCAGGTAGGAACGCCAGATTCCATCGAGTCCATGGATCTACACTCCGTTTCCGGGTCTTGTGAGGGCTCCAGCCCCGCCTCGCGCCCTTCCTGTTCCCCCAAAGCCATGGACAGTGGCTACGACACAGAAAATTATGAAAGTCCCGAGTTTGTCCCAAAAGAACCTCACGAAGCCAAAGACCAAGACGTGCCTCAGCCAGCCGTCCACGCGAGCCTGAAGGAGGACTTTGGTGTCGGCGCCCTGAAGGACGAAGCATCTTGTGACGACCTGTCCTTGGACTCCTGCGAACACACCTTCTCACCACTGAGTCAAGAGACACCGTACAGGGACTCTGCCTACTTCTCCGACTACGAGAACGAACGGCAGATGAGGAGCGAGCAGGAGCATCAAACAGACGACGGTTTTAAAACTGAAGATGAGGAAGCACTGACAGACACTGCGATGACTTCAGGAAGAGAACGCGGAGAAGATGGTTTGCCAGAACCAAGTGGAACAAACCAAACGCAGGACTGTGACCATGATGACTTGCTGGACGCTTCAACGGCCGAAGGGGGCCCGGATGAGTGGCCCTCCCAGGAGGAGAGCTCGTCTCTTGAAGACTGGGCGGCTGAGGTGGTGGGAGCCATGGAGGAGGCTCTCGATGCCCTGAATGAAGAACGCAAGTCCACCGGCCTGTTAGAGGAGGAAGAAGCCAAGGTTAAGGACAAAGCGCAGGTGTTGCACATCCTGCCCAAAGACGAGGTGGCCTTGCAGCACGCCGCCAATTCCAGAAGGTCCTCTTCGTCCTCTCCGCCGCCTCAGCCGACGCCCGCACACGATTGTCCTCTGGATGGGGACGACGCGGACAGGGAGGACGGCGACTCGGACGACAGCGACGAGTCGGACGAGGACCCGCGGACCTTCGGCGTCCAGGAGGAGGAGAGCGAGGACGAGTGCCACCCGGTGCCCATCGTGGTGAGCGACGACAGCCACGCCCACAGCCTGCGAGGCCTCCTCAAGACGCCCGCCGCGCTCAAGCTGCACGAGGAGCTGGAACGCAGGAAGAGGAACGTGTCCTTCTTTGATGACGTCACCATTTATCTCTTTGATCAG GAGAGTCCCACCAAGGAGCTGACGGCACACGGATTCCCTTTGGCCGCCGAGGGTTCGGGCAGCAAATCTCCCGAGAGGGTCAACGCGTCTGACGACTCCTCGGACGGGAACGTCTCGGAAGAGA GCGCGGGCTACGAGTGGGAGGACGACTTCCCTCTGCTCCCGCTGCCAACATCTTCCACCGCCTCCGACTCGCCGTCCCGCGCCGCCGCCGTGGCCGAACCCCGGGAGACCAAGTCTGCCGCTCGCTTCTCCCGCTTCACCGTGTCGCCCTCCAGCGTGTCCCGCTTCTCCATCACGCACATCTCCGACTCGGATGTGGACTCTGCCGGAG GAAGCAGCGAGGACGGAGACAAGGAGTGA
- the aatkb gene encoding serine/threonine-protein kinase LMTK1 isoform X1 yields MRMRMKMKMRKMLMMLTCAALWTRAAAIGPGVDEWAEPSWASAALAWASAALGLLLVLLACLCCKKNRGAAFKELRNVPDGEAYHVHASTPASPASPDVYVLPLGEVALPLARRTAPPAHHLKWSDLSRQSLLYLKEIGTGWFGKVLLGEVNENLRTNQVVVKELKASASIKEQMHFLEEVQPYRVLQHSALLQCLAQCTDVTPFLLVMEFCPLGDVKAYLRSSKRVDGVGAPEPLILQRMACDIASGLKHLHAHNFAHSDLALRNCLLTADVTVKIGDYGLSHTKYKDDYMVTPEQTYVPLRWIAPELVDDVHGKLLVAKQTQQSNIWSLGVTIWELLELGTQPYSHYSDQQVLCYAVREQQLRLAKPTLQVPLAERWFEVMQFCWLPPDQRPNAEEVHLLLTYLCAKGASEAEEDFERRWKSMRPSVGHNVHRGPPLTAHQQPSSTLSSFPLLQQFSPADGYHSESGDDILTITETSHGLNFEYRWEQARAQESFRGPESSSALSQVNHHEAFYPPAGIVGGCPLERQNLRASPTYYQPKHLHAPGVLPVFSAHSPSVNSEFYIRIEEPVDFSIEPDYTMCSYSPDYQSSGSFLTGSADSGDCMVCPSQATNCDTYWSADIRNVDVYDSNDSSPAISLTMEPLLGQVCDNSPLAPWESSHYVSYKDRDGGYYYEHSPPVDFDHYLMGDELATEHLQESWGSRSLRQALGELENPAGIPPSLNSSSEQVYGDSYLDLDTGHSSIISKTVTGGYYDMMGSLRKTMPGHGRHGSVSINMDAERALFMESDSGEEEDIFMEKHTCNTWPSKHRHRSVGHQRRASQTCRQESYVDFHYTMPSTDIEDSWPEELGLQYHSLPKSASYLEPRQAKDNSGRLSRHPPMVSPDRCDAMVYLCHQSDGHVAPPRECCHSHFVDPLTGLLVSNGCSYNHNKVMDVPSSDEMINLSPAPGGPVVSKPASVKPQPYMDLRAEEAIKQDIITEHPLMTKPDMEDVSQSPPAPVDNKHVTMVPSDPLSETSQAGDSGLDRGGSSVSLADILDNCSDNEDDDITDITSGIFAEESGERSASPAFKSLQKQVGTPDSIESMDLHSVSGSCEGSSPASRPSCSPKAMDSGYDTENYESPEFVPKEPHEAKDQDVPQPAVHASLKEDFGVGALKDEASCDDLSLDSCEHTFSPLSQETPYRDSAYFSDYENERQMRSEQEHQTDDGFKTEDEEALTDTAMTSGRERGEDGLPEPSGTNQTQDCDHDDLLDASTAEGGPDEWPSQEESSSLEDWAAEVVGAMEEALDALNEERKSTGLLEEEEAKVKDKAQVLHILPKDEVALQHAANSRRSSSSSPPPQPTPAHDCPLDGDDADREDGDSDDSDESDEDPRTFGVQEEESEDECHPVPIVVSDDSHAHSLRGLLKTPAALKLHEELERRKRNVSFFDDVTIYLFDQESPTKELTAHGFPLAAEGSGSKSPERVNASDDSSDGNVSEESAGYEWEDDFPLLPLPTSSTASDSPSRAAAVAEPRETKSAARFSRFTVSPSSVSRFSITHISDSDVDSAGGKRAHLHLRLKANSGRVLTFRARICHLWSWCCVGKTNIKMAKEAPGLLLFFLL; encoded by the exons atgaggatgaggatgaagatgaagatgaggaagatgCTGATGATGCTGACGTGCGCCGCGCTTTGGACCCGCGCCGCCGCCATCGGCCCAG GTGTGGACGAGTGGGCGGAGCCGTCGTGGGCGTCGGCGGCGTTGGCGTGGGCGTCGGCCGCGTTGGGTCTGCTCTTGGTCCTGCTGGCCTGCTTGTGCTGCAAGAAGAATCGCGGCGCCGCATTCAAG GAGTTGCGCAACGTTCCAGATGGCGAGGCGTACCACGTGCACGCGTCCACGCCGGCCTCGCCGGCCAGCCCGGACGTTTACGTTCTGCCCCTCGGCGAGGTGGCGCTGCCTCTCGCCAGGCGGACGGCGCCACCAG CGCATCACCTGAAATGGTCCGACCTGAGCCGCCAGAGTCTGCTCTACCTGAAAGAGATCGGGACCGGCTGGTTCGGGAAG GTTCTTCTGGGGGAGGTGAACGAGAACCTGAGGACCAATCAGGTGGTGGTGAAGGAGCTGAAGGCCAGCGCCAGCATCAAGGAACAGATGCACTTCCTGGAGGAAGTGCAACCCTACCG GGTGCTGCAGCATTCGGCTCTGCTGCAGTGCTTGGCACAGTGCACCGACGTCACGCCCTTCCTGCTGGTCATGGAGTTTTGTCCGCTG GGCGACGTGAAGGCTTACCTGAGGAGCAGCAAGCGCGTTGACGGCGTTGGTGCCCCCGAGCCGCTAATCCTGCAGAGGATGGCCTGCGACATCGCCTCAGGACTCAAACACTTGCACGCGCACAACTTTGCTCACAG CGACCTGGCTTTAAGGAACTGCCTGCTGACGGCCGACGTCACCGTGAAGATTGGCGACTACGGCTTATCCCACACCAAGTACAAG GACGACTACATGGTCACACCTGAGCAGACGTACGTGCCGCTTCGATGGATCGCTCCTGAGCTGGTGGACGACGTGCACGGAAAGCTGCTGGTGGCCAAGCAGACCCAGCAGAGTAACATCTG GTCTCTGGGTGTGACCATCTGGGAGTTGCTGGAGCTGGGAACGCAACCTTACAGTCATTACTCTGACCAGCAAGTTCTGTGCTACGCTGTGAGGGAGCAGCAGCTGCGACTGGCCAAGCCCACACTCCAAGTTCCTCTGGCTGAACGCTG GTTCGAGGTGATGCAGTTCTGCTGGCTCCCACCTGATCAGAGGCCCAATGCTGAGGAGGTTCACTTGCTCTTGACCTATCTGTGCGCTAAGGGGGCCAGTGAAGCCGAGGAGGACTTTGAGAGACGCTGGAAGTCCATGCGGCCCAGTGTCGGACACAACGTCCATCGCGGTCCCCCGCTGACGGCCCACCAGCAGCCCTCGTCCACCCTGTCATCGTTCCCTCTCCTCCAGCAGTTCTCACCTGCCGATGGCTACCACTCAGAGTCCGGGGATGACATTCTGACTATCACCGAGACCAGCCACGGCCTAAACTTTGAGTACAGGTGGGAGCAGGCCAGGGCGCAAGAGTCCTTCAGAGGCCCGGAGTCCTCAAGTGCCCTCAGTCAAGTCAATCATCATGAAGCTTTTTATCCCCCGGCGGGCATTGTGGGAGGCTGCCCCTTGGAGAGACAGAACCTCAGAGCTTCTCCCACTTACTACCAGCCAAAACATCTGCATGCGCCAGGTGTACTTCCCGTCTTCAGTGCCCACAGTCCGTCAGTCAACAGCGAATTTTACATCCGCATCGAAGAACCGGTGGACTTTAGCATTGAGCCCGACTACACCATGTGCTCCTACAGCCCGGACTACCAGAGCAGTGGGAGCTTCCTCACTGGGAGCGCCGACTCGGGGGACTGCATGGTCTGTCCGTCACAGGCTACGAACTGTGACACCTACTGGTCAGCAGATATCCGCAACGTGGACGTCTACGACTCCAATGACTCCAGTCCTGCCATCTCCCTGACAATGGAGCCCCTCTTAGGGCAGGTGTGTGATAACAGCCCTCTAGCACCCTGGGAGTCAAGTCACTACGTGTCCTACAAAGACCGCGATGGAGGTTACTATTACGAGCACTCCCCACCTGTGGACTTTGACCACTATCTAATGGGAGATGAGCTGGCCACCGAGCATCTTCAAGAAAGTTGGGGGTCCAGGAGCCTTCGCCAGGCGTTGGGCGAGCTGGAGAACCCAGCGGGAATACCCCCCTCCCTCAACAGTTCATCTGAACAGGTCTACGGAGACTCATACTTGGACTTGGACACAGGCCATTCGTCCATCATCAGCAAAACTGTGACCGGCGGCTACTACGACATGATGGGCTCCCTGAGGAAGACCATGCCGGGTCACGGCAGACACGGCTCGGTCAGCATCAACATGGACGCGGAGAGGGCACTCTTCATGGAGAGCGATTCGGGGGAGGAGGAAGACATATTCATGGAGAAGCACACGTGCAACACTTGGCCTTCCAAACATCGCCATAGAAGCGTCGGCCACCAAAGACGAGCCAGTCAGACTTGCAGACAGGAAAGCTATGTGGACTTTCACTACACCATGCCGAGCACAGACATCGAAGACTCGTGGCCGGAGGAGCTCGGCCTGCAATACCACAGCCTGCCGAAGAGTGCCAGCTACCTGGAACCCCGCCAGGCTAAAGACAACAGCGGCCGTCTGAGTCGACACCCCCCCATGGTGTCGCCAGACCGCTGCGACGCGATGGTGTACTTGTGCCACCAGAGCGACGGCCACGTGGCACCGCCGCGGGAGTGCTGCCACTCACACTTTGTCGACCCGCTCACAGGCTTGCTGGTGAGCAACGGCTGCAGCTACAACCACAACAAAGTCATGGACGTCCCGAGCAGTGACGAGATGATCAACCTCTCACCAGCACCAGGAGGTCCAGTTGTATCCAAACCTGCCTCAGTAAAGCCTCAGCCATATATGGATCTTAGAGCAGAAGAAGCCATAAAGCAAGACATCATCACAGAACATCCTCTCATGACCAAGCCCGACATGGAAGACGTGAGCCAAAGTCCTCCGGCGCCGGTAGACAACAAACACGTGACGATGGTCCCGTCGGATCCGCTGTCAGAGACAAGTCAAGCAGGAGATAGCGGCTTGGACCGCGGGGGTTCCAGCGTCAGCCTCGCGGACATCCTTGACAACTGCAGCGACAACGaagatgatgacatcactgaCATCACTTCAGGGATCTTTGCGGAGGAGTCCGGTGAGCGGAGCGCTTCCCCTGCGTTCAAGTCACTTCAGAAGCAGGTAGGAACGCCAGATTCCATCGAGTCCATGGATCTACACTCCGTTTCCGGGTCTTGTGAGGGCTCCAGCCCCGCCTCGCGCCCTTCCTGTTCCCCCAAAGCCATGGACAGTGGCTACGACACAGAAAATTATGAAAGTCCCGAGTTTGTCCCAAAAGAACCTCACGAAGCCAAAGACCAAGACGTGCCTCAGCCAGCCGTCCACGCGAGCCTGAAGGAGGACTTTGGTGTCGGCGCCCTGAAGGACGAAGCATCTTGTGACGACCTGTCCTTGGACTCCTGCGAACACACCTTCTCACCACTGAGTCAAGAGACACCGTACAGGGACTCTGCCTACTTCTCCGACTACGAGAACGAACGGCAGATGAGGAGCGAGCAGGAGCATCAAACAGACGACGGTTTTAAAACTGAAGATGAGGAAGCACTGACAGACACTGCGATGACTTCAGGAAGAGAACGCGGAGAAGATGGTTTGCCAGAACCAAGTGGAACAAACCAAACGCAGGACTGTGACCATGATGACTTGCTGGACGCTTCAACGGCCGAAGGGGGCCCGGATGAGTGGCCCTCCCAGGAGGAGAGCTCGTCTCTTGAAGACTGGGCGGCTGAGGTGGTGGGAGCCATGGAGGAGGCTCTCGATGCCCTGAATGAAGAACGCAAGTCCACCGGCCTGTTAGAGGAGGAAGAAGCCAAGGTTAAGGACAAAGCGCAGGTGTTGCACATCCTGCCCAAAGACGAGGTGGCCTTGCAGCACGCCGCCAATTCCAGAAGGTCCTCTTCGTCCTCTCCGCCGCCTCAGCCGACGCCCGCACACGATTGTCCTCTGGATGGGGACGACGCGGACAGGGAGGACGGCGACTCGGACGACAGCGACGAGTCGGACGAGGACCCGCGGACCTTCGGCGTCCAGGAGGAGGAGAGCGAGGACGAGTGCCACCCGGTGCCCATCGTGGTGAGCGACGACAGCCACGCCCACAGCCTGCGAGGCCTCCTCAAGACGCCCGCCGCGCTCAAGCTGCACGAGGAGCTGGAACGCAGGAAGAGGAACGTGTCCTTCTTTGATGACGTCACCATTTATCTCTTTGATCAG GAGAGTCCCACCAAGGAGCTGACGGCACACGGATTCCCTTTGGCCGCCGAGGGTTCGGGCAGCAAATCTCCCGAGAGGGTCAACGCGTCTGACGACTCCTCGGACGGGAACGTCTCGGAAGAGA GCGCGGGCTACGAGTGGGAGGACGACTTCCCTCTGCTCCCGCTGCCAACATCTTCCACCGCCTCCGACTCGCCGTCCCGCGCCGCCGCCGTGGCCGAACCCCGGGAGACCAAGTCTGCCGCTCGCTTCTCCCGCTTCACCGTGTCGCCCTCCAGCGTGTCCCGCTTCTCCATCACGCACATCTCCGACTCGGATGTGGACTCTGCCGGAG gtaaacgagctcatCTCCACCTGCGGCTAAAAGCAAACTCTGGCAGGGTTCTTACTTTCCGGGCCAGGATTTGTCATCTCTGGTCTTGGTGCTGTGTggggaaaacaaacattaaaatggCCAAAGAAGCTCCTGGGTTGCTCCTCTTCTTCCTGCTCTGA